Proteins from one Capricornis sumatraensis isolate serow.1 chromosome 2, serow.2, whole genome shotgun sequence genomic window:
- the LOC138074054 gene encoding ergosterol biosynthetic protein 28 homolog isoform X2: MSRFLNVLRSWLVMVSIVAMGHSLQSFQDHTFLYEKLYTSKPDLVNGLQARTFGVWTLLSSVVRCLCAIDIHNKTLYYVTLWTFFLGMGHFLSELFVFGTMAPTIFILAILTVATIVGGSKKSSDLTES; encoded by the exons ATGAGCCGATTCCTGAACGTGTTACGAAGCTGGCTGGTGATGGTATCCATCGTAGCCATGGGTCACTCGCTGCAGAGCTTCCAAGACCACACCTTTCTCTATGAAAAGCTCTATACCAGCAAGCCAGACCTCG TGAATGGCCTCCAAGCTCGGACCTTTGGAGTCTGGACACTGCTCTCATCAGTGGTTCGCTGCCTCTGTGCCATCGACATTCACAACAAAAC GCTCTACTACGTCACGCTCTGGACCTTCTTCCTCGGCATGGGGCACTTCCTctctgagttgtttgtttttgggACCATGGCTCCCACGATTTTCATCCTGGCAATCCTCACAGTGGCAA CCATTGTAGGAGGCAGTAAGAAAAGCAGTGATCTTACAGAGAGTTAA
- the LOC138074054 gene encoding ergosterol biosynthetic protein 28 homolog isoform X1 codes for MSRFLNVLRSWLVMVSIVAMGHSLQSFQDHTFLYEKLYTSKPDLVNGLQARTFGVWTLLSSVVRCLCAIDIHNKTLYYVTLWTFFLGMGHFLSELFVFGTMAPTIFILAILTVASISILGMLVGLWQLETEPGSRQKKRN; via the exons ATGAGCCGATTCCTGAACGTGTTACGAAGCTGGCTGGTGATGGTATCCATCGTAGCCATGGGTCACTCGCTGCAGAGCTTCCAAGACCACACCTTTCTCTATGAAAAGCTCTATACCAGCAAGCCAGACCTCG TGAATGGCCTCCAAGCTCGGACCTTTGGAGTCTGGACACTGCTCTCATCAGTGGTTCGCTGCCTCTGTGCCATCGACATTCACAACAAAAC GCTCTACTACGTCACGCTCTGGACCTTCTTCCTCGGCATGGGGCACTTCCTctctgagttgtttgtttttgggACCATGGCTCCCACGATTTTCATCCTGGCAATCCTCACAGTGGCAA GTATCTCAATCCTGGGCATGCTAGTGGGGCTCTGGCAGCTAGAAACAGAACCAGGATCCAGACAGaagaagagaaactga
- the LOC138074259 gene encoding ergosterol biosynthetic protein 28 homolog produces the protein MSRFLNVLRIWLMMTSIIAAGHSLQSFQDHTFLYEKLYTSKPDLVNGLQARTFGVWTLLSSVVRCLCAIDIHNKTLYYVALWTFFIVVGHILLELFVFGTVAPTVNVMAPFMVASISILGMLVGLQHLEAEPGSRQKKRN, from the exons ATGAGCCGATTCCTGAACGTGTTACGAATCTGGCTGATGATGACATCCATCATAGCCGCGGGTCACTCGCTGCAGAGCTTCCAAGACCACACCTTTCTCTATGAAAAGCTCTATACCAGCAAGCCAGACCTCG TGAATGGCCTCCAAGCTCGGACCTTTGGAGTCTGGACACTGCTCTCATCAGTGGTTCGCTGCCTCTGTGCCATCGACATTCACAACAAAAC GCTCTACTACGTCGCGCTCTGGACCTTCTTCATTGTCGTGGGGCACATACTGCTTGAGCTGTTTGTATTTGGAACCGTGGCTCCCACAGTTAACGTCATGGCACCCTTCATGGTGGCAA GTATCTCAATCCTGGGCATGCTAGTGGGGCTCCAGCACCTAGAAGCAGAACCAGGATCCAGACAGaagaagagaaactga